A region of Crenobacter cavernae DNA encodes the following proteins:
- a CDS encoding 3'-5' exonuclease — protein sequence MLAAIRRRWLRKKLSDPRYAFLFDEVAGELVSLDCETTSLDADRAELLSIAAVKIVGHRVLTSSAFSTLVRPERRPPKADSVKIHGLRPRDVEHGVAPAKALAALLDFVGGRPLVGYYLEYDLAVLGRYLRPLIGIGLPNRAIEISARYYDYKTRQHPGAHVDLSWAPLLADLKVPALARHDALNDAITAALAYQALAARGFG from the coding sequence ATGCTCGCGGCGATCCGGCGCCGCTGGCTGCGCAAGAAGCTGAGCGACCCGCGCTACGCCTTCCTGTTCGACGAAGTGGCAGGCGAACTCGTCAGCCTGGACTGCGAAACCACCAGTCTCGATGCCGATCGGGCCGAACTCCTGTCGATCGCCGCGGTGAAGATCGTCGGCCACCGCGTGCTGACGAGTTCGGCGTTCTCGACCCTGGTGCGGCCCGAACGCCGGCCGCCGAAAGCCGACAGCGTGAAGATCCACGGCCTGAGGCCGCGCGACGTCGAGCACGGCGTCGCGCCCGCCAAGGCGCTCGCCGCACTGCTCGATTTCGTCGGCGGCCGGCCGCTGGTCGGCTACTACCTCGAATACGACCTCGCGGTGCTCGGGCGTTACCTGAGGCCGCTGATCGGCATCGGCCTGCCCAACCGGGCGATCGAGATTTCCGCGCGCTACTACGACTACAAGACCAGGCAGCACCCCGGGGCTCACGTCGACCTGAGCTGGGCGCCGCTGCTCGCCGACCTGAAGGTGCCGGCGCTAGCGCGCCACGACGCGCTCAACGACGCGATCACCGCCGCACTCGCCTACCAGGCGCTCGCCGCGCGCGGCTTTGGCTGA
- the coaBC gene encoding bifunctional phosphopantothenoylcysteine decarboxylase/phosphopantothenate--cysteine ligase CoaBC, translating into MPTRRILLGVTGGVAAYKSAELTRLLVKAGHHVEVVMSEAATRFVTPATFQALSGHAVYTDLWDSRPAGAMAHIDLSRRADLFLIAPATADTLFKIAHGACDDLISTLAAARTCPLAVAPAMNRQMWDNPPNQRNLAQLVADGVTVFGPASGAQACGEVGPGRMLEPEQIAELIDGVFADKSLAGKKVLITAGPTFEPIDPVRGITNISSGKMGYALARACRDAGAEVLLVSGPTALAAPVGVTRIDVTTAQQMHDAVLERATGSDVFIAVAAVADYRVANRSEHKLKKQGAAPTLQLTENPDILAAVAALPSGPFCVGFAAESQNLVDFAEAKRQKKGVPLLVANLVQTAMGSDANEVVLLDDAGQHPLPIMDKDEVAAAIVRHLARQLNTKQGQA; encoded by the coding sequence ATGCCGACCCGCCGCATCCTGTTGGGCGTCACCGGCGGCGTCGCCGCCTACAAGTCGGCCGAGCTGACCCGCTTGCTGGTCAAGGCCGGCCACCACGTCGAGGTGGTGATGAGCGAAGCCGCAACCCGCTTCGTCACGCCGGCGACCTTCCAGGCGCTGTCCGGCCACGCCGTCTACACCGACCTGTGGGACAGCCGCCCGGCGGGCGCGATGGCGCATATCGACCTGTCGCGCCGCGCCGACCTGTTCCTGATCGCGCCGGCCACCGCCGACACGCTGTTCAAGATCGCGCACGGCGCCTGCGACGACCTGATCTCGACGCTCGCCGCCGCGCGCACCTGCCCACTCGCGGTCGCGCCGGCGATGAACCGCCAGATGTGGGACAACCCGCCCAACCAGCGCAACCTCGCGCAACTCGTCGCCGACGGTGTGACCGTCTTCGGCCCGGCCTCGGGTGCGCAGGCCTGCGGCGAGGTCGGCCCAGGACGGATGCTCGAACCCGAACAGATCGCGGAGCTGATCGACGGCGTGTTCGCCGACAAGTCGCTCGCCGGCAAGAAGGTGCTGATCACCGCCGGCCCGACCTTCGAGCCGATCGACCCGGTGCGCGGCATCACCAATATTTCCAGCGGCAAGATGGGCTACGCGCTGGCGCGCGCCTGCCGCGACGCCGGCGCCGAGGTACTCCTGGTCTCCGGCCCGACCGCGCTCGCGGCGCCGGTCGGCGTCACGCGCATCGACGTCACCACCGCGCAACAGATGCACGACGCGGTGCTGGAACGGGCAACGGGTAGCGACGTGTTCATCGCCGTCGCGGCGGTCGCCGACTACCGCGTCGCCAACCGTTCCGAGCACAAGCTGAAGAAACAGGGCGCGGCGCCGACGCTACAGCTTACCGAAAACCCCGACATCCTCGCCGCCGTCGCGGCGCTGCCTAGCGGCCCGTTCTGCGTCGGCTTCGCCGCCGAGAGCCAGAACCTCGTCGACTTCGCCGAGGCCAAGCGCCAGAAGAAGGGCGTGCCGCTCTTGGTCGCCAACCTGGTGCAGACGGCGATGGGCAGCGACGCCAACGAGGTGGTGCTGCTCGACGACGCCGGGCAACACCCGCTGCCGATCATGGACAAGGACGAGGTCGCCGCCGCGATCGTGCGCCACCTCGCCCGACAGCTCAACACCAAACAAGGACAAGCATGA
- the dut gene encoding dUTP diphosphatase, whose amino-acid sequence MKPTVDLKILDARLQDNLPEYATAGSAGLDLKAALDTEIAIEPGQTVLVPTGIAIHIADPGLAAMILPRSGLGHKHGIVLGNLVGLIDSDYQGQLFVSVWNRGHDTFRLAPLERIAQMVIVPVVQVGFNIVDDFDASHRGEGGFGSTGRH is encoded by the coding sequence ATGAAACCGACCGTCGACCTGAAAATCCTCGATGCTCGCCTGCAGGACAATCTGCCCGAGTACGCGACCGCCGGCTCGGCCGGTCTCGACCTGAAGGCCGCCCTCGACACCGAAATCGCGATCGAGCCGGGCCAGACCGTGCTGGTGCCGACCGGCATCGCGATCCACATCGCCGACCCCGGCCTCGCCGCGATGATCCTGCCGCGCTCGGGCCTCGGCCACAAGCACGGCATCGTACTCGGCAATCTGGTCGGCCTGATCGACTCGGACTACCAGGGCCAGCTGTTCGTGTCGGTCTGGAACCGCGGCCACGACACCTTCCGCCTCGCGCCTTTGGAGCGCATCGCGCAGATGGTGATCGTGCCGGTGGTGCAGGTCGGCTTCAATATCGTCGACGACTTCGACGCGTCGCACCGCGGCGAAGGCGGCTTCGGCAGCACCGGCCGCCACTGA
- the radC gene encoding RadC family protein has translation MSIAHWPENERPREKLLARGAGALSDAELLAILLRTGVKGQTALDVGRSLLGRFGSLSALFAADAETVAGMPGLGVAKYTQLAAARELARRSLAEEMRLVDALTSPQAVIDYLRLSIGHKPIEVFVALYLSAQNRVLAVEEVSQGTVNETRVYPREIVKRALVHNAAAVIVAHNHPSGVAEPSAADRMLTSTLKAALELVEIRLLDHLVISAAEASSLAERGWL, from the coding sequence ATGTCGATTGCGCACTGGCCGGAAAATGAGCGTCCGCGTGAAAAACTGCTGGCGCGCGGCGCCGGCGCGCTGTCGGACGCCGAATTGTTGGCGATCCTGCTCAGGACCGGCGTCAAGGGCCAGACGGCGCTCGACGTCGGTCGCAGCCTGCTCGGCCGTTTTGGGTCCTTGTCGGCGCTGTTCGCCGCCGACGCCGAGACGGTCGCCGGCATGCCGGGCCTCGGGGTGGCCAAGTACACGCAGCTGGCCGCCGCGCGCGAACTGGCGCGGCGCAGCCTCGCCGAGGAAATGCGGCTGGTGGACGCGCTGACCAGCCCGCAGGCGGTGATCGATTATTTACGCTTGTCGATCGGCCACAAGCCGATCGAGGTGTTCGTCGCGCTCTACCTGTCGGCACAAAATCGCGTGCTCGCGGTCGAAGAAGTTAGTCAGGGCACGGTGAACGAAACGCGCGTCTACCCGCGCGAAATCGTCAAGCGGGCGCTGGTGCACAACGCGGCGGCGGTGATCGTCGCGCACAACCACCCTTCTGGGGTGGCCGAGCCATCGGCGGCCGACCGGATGCTGACGTCGACGCTGAAAGCTGCGCTGGAACTTGTGGAGATACGTTTGCTGGATCATCTTGTCATCAGCGCCGCAGAGGCCAGTTCGCTGGCCGAGCGCGGCTGGCTGTAG